Proteins encoded in a region of the Euleptes europaea isolate rEulEur1 chromosome 3, rEulEur1.hap1, whole genome shotgun sequence genome:
- the SH3BGRL3 gene encoding SH3 domain-binding glutamic acid-rich-like protein 3, whose product MASLTVYSTSVTGSREIKSQQSEVTRILDGKNIKYNLVDISQDNALREEMRAKSGNPKAIPPQIFNGDEYCGDYELFVEAVEQNTLKEFLKLA is encoded by the exons ATGGCTTCCCTAACCGTCTACAGCACCTCGGTGACCGGCTCTCGGGAG ATCAAATCCCAACAGAGCGAAGTGACCAGGATTCTGGATGGAAAGAACATAAAGTACAATCTGGTGGATATTTCCCAGGATAATGCCTTGCGGGAAGAAATGAGGGCCAAATCGGGCAACCCAAAAGCCATTCCTCCTCAGATTTTCAATGGGGATGAGTACTGTGGG GACTACGAGTTGTTTGTGGAGGCGGTGGAACAGAACACCCTGAAGGAGTTCCTGAAGTTAGCCTGA